One genomic segment of Brevibacillus laterosporus LMG 15441 includes these proteins:
- a CDS encoding multicopper oxidase domain-containing protein encodes MADPQTVGQIMQFTVIKKKVLSPKKLPSILQKIPKLKPTKTRTLTLYELEGPNRPLQVTLDGQLWQNLVSELPQAGTTEDWQIVNLTNDTHPIHIHLVQFLLVNRQKLRTADYLVDWEKRNKATPPGTPPFYVKPKKLPTKPYLQGKPIKPAGNEKGWKDTIQMNPGEVTTIRIRFASQDGSPYPFDPSIGPGYVWHCHMIAHEDNEMMRPLKILPSK; translated from the coding sequence ATGGCGGACCCGCAAACAGTCGGTCAAATTATGCAATTTACAGTCATAAAGAAAAAAGTATTATCGCCAAAGAAATTACCATCCATCCTCCAGAAGATTCCGAAATTAAAGCCAACCAAAACGCGAACCTTAACATTATACGAGCTGGAAGGTCCTAATCGTCCCCTGCAGGTCACATTAGATGGCCAACTGTGGCAAAATCTTGTTTCAGAACTGCCTCAGGCGGGAACTACAGAGGATTGGCAAATTGTAAATCTTACCAATGACACTCATCCAATCCATATTCATCTCGTTCAGTTCCTACTTGTTAACCGCCAAAAGCTCCGAACTGCCGACTATTTAGTAGACTGGGAGAAACGAAATAAAGCAACACCGCCTGGAACCCCACCTTTTTATGTTAAGCCAAAGAAACTGCCGACAAAACCATATTTGCAAGGTAAGCCCATTAAGCCTGCAGGCAATGAGAAAGGCTGGAAGGATACAATACAAATGAATCCTGGAGAAGTAACGACAATAAGGATTAGGTTCGCGTCACAAGATGGCAGTCCCTATCCTTTTGATCCTAGCATTGGTCCGGGATATGTCTGGCATTGCCATATGATTGCCCATGAGGATAATGAAATGATGAGACCGTTAAAAATATTACCCAGTAAATAA
- a CDS encoding polymorphic toxin-type HINT domain-containing protein: MYRKWVSSFLCVAILWTGLFTNAFVVGATDAPEKNEEIRKTNEKDTKDWIIEEQKKVEQQEKEPTSTKGDVTKEQIAQMKWEQLPLASVQQLFDQGDRTLLQIVAYYYTDVHQLLTEEEINQLYTWNDEQVMDQIANLSAEKVQLLEQKAPSVVQALQDWRDKDKPKARVKRMASAPAPSPSMHFTEKEQPIRHFTNHVENPVDDIYLTSNMLETDLTLEGKHGMDLVIQRRYNSLSSKITAPGFEYSETAKENRTTIVREESGTLPHTVGTGWSFNLPTFDEITKELGINVHDYSNQQFYEAKNTKHPVSQFIMSGDDWSTIDSSKKLPYQNIKLPSLMTNRELGFAKDGYSYSIEYREKGSTYIVEKQNIYGDKITYKIPDYKSTIEIIDTVGRRVEIGYGKEGTIDFLKVYNQKNNLIKELRYHYGDLNNTQRLESVEEVKDGKSTTIARYSYKTATAEYNYIKSYELPKENNEAVKPDQLESEAYLAKDKQKRQFIEYLLLQKVEYPTQGLTVDYTYSTFNPESANPFERGVIRLYQDNQAISYYTYHPVTSVRFSYDQTSSLFGNSERKSFIYYYKFTNQGKPTKEIWKTPKSGITRLSNHPLRQGDIVTIEETNSFSSQSTERTYRVNENEHFNLVLEKKTSPKEQSESVAADGKAYRYNPVSYTSYAYEGIKTKPSYVYHFVDNLPEGEAKQYLLAPQIDKRDKIENLSSLANEAIYEYDQNGDVTEQKDPNGLTTHYSYKEVGTLRLPVLVEQVAENGHSKKQEYVYNRDNLLETETITAKYPGQEYEDKLLRTYKYGDKKLPISLTEVQFGASDEFSHFSKSFTYDQNDLHVSTEQITVYNGENSLETYAFTYRYDDLDFLVTKQFPDESIVGYFYDELGRIQKEMFISSDGDNRETKYSYTNRDRTVMKSLPNKTGLITSYTPAGEVVFSVEVDSQGNRRTLVENSYAEDGKRLVATYPYGKKEKGTTYSYHSDGTLKTVTDALKRTTTMQYANQAEDSSLIIPVEKTIAPNGLETTELYDRYGQMITSRVHTADGTLSTETQMQYDRFGNPTHKQITNEEGEKRKWDYKYDLRGEPIYVKDPEKNIYKFQYDANGNLMSTFENDKETARYVYNGLSWKLREIDPATKKVKENYEYDQSGNLTSFTDQKGNTRKYTYTPFYELDTMQVLSGKKVVETEKNTYDPTTRQLVTQQNNDTRVSYTYDSFLRPTSMTTFGRTYEQRYEDEDDTPDSIVYPDGAITAYNYDELGRILSVKHPGMDKITYEYDTSTTGDTVHVQYPNGTKIEKGFNSFGQTTDVQHFQDNNKAWIEKNQYNGFGNLVETTVNQSASTFGYDKLDRIRKETTPTREQTYTYDERGNRQSILTAKSPMIADSSYTYDALNRLNTYTKNGKESTYTYYPGELRASKEIDGKTTHYVYLNGNVIEELDEKNNLQARNIWGNELLYRDDVKGDKQGYYYTNAHGDIVEIKDKAGQTLNKYEYDLWGNIESKQETMSNPFLYAGELYDEESGLIYLRARYYDPNDGRFITEDTYKGQVDNPLSLNRYTYVYNNPLIHSDPTGNVAFPVSPSLTCAVDMANCKTNLDAQVSSGKKIATEGANFLIVDDINTLLDPTKSLGEKAFTAASLFPFAKVLKAAKVNVKINKAVKAIVKCNCFTAGTKVLTDEGEKPIEEIEVGDKVLSKSDETGVVAYKEVVGLFQKQSDQIYNVHVGDEVLEATAEHPFWVDGKGWTFVKDLKVGDLLVSSSGTTLAIEKIEKAPRETTVYNFEVKDFNSYFVSNLGIWVHNCEILKAQNMSQFFKLDFGGSLKNVSQKTSTVVKGSTVYKINGKTGNNYLKKGDGYYLDTLHYDHIEVFDSRGKVKAVLNLDGSFNSKKTEAALKEGRRINL; the protein is encoded by the coding sequence ATGTATAGAAAATGGGTTTCCTCTTTTTTATGTGTTGCCATTCTTTGGACAGGGTTATTTACAAACGCATTTGTTGTTGGGGCAACAGATGCGCCAGAGAAAAACGAGGAAATAAGAAAGACAAATGAAAAGGATACAAAAGATTGGATTATAGAGGAACAGAAAAAAGTAGAACAGCAGGAAAAAGAACCAACATCTACGAAAGGGGACGTAACTAAAGAACAAATAGCCCAAATGAAGTGGGAACAGCTTCCGCTTGCGTCTGTTCAACAGCTTTTTGATCAGGGGGATCGCACACTTTTACAAATCGTTGCCTATTATTATACCGATGTGCATCAGCTTTTGACAGAAGAAGAGATCAATCAGCTGTACACGTGGAATGACGAACAGGTCATGGACCAGATTGCCAACTTATCAGCCGAAAAAGTACAGCTGTTAGAGCAAAAAGCCCCTAGTGTCGTTCAGGCTCTACAGGATTGGAGAGACAAGGACAAACCAAAAGCTAGAGTAAAGCGCATGGCATCGGCTCCTGCACCAAGTCCAAGTATGCACTTTACAGAAAAGGAACAGCCTATTCGTCATTTTACCAATCATGTGGAAAATCCCGTAGATGATATCTATCTTACCTCGAACATGCTGGAAACAGATTTGACCCTTGAAGGAAAGCATGGAATGGATTTGGTTATCCAGCGCCGATATAACTCGCTATCTAGTAAAATTACGGCCCCTGGTTTCGAATATAGTGAAACGGCGAAAGAGAATAGAACCACGATCGTAAGAGAAGAATCCGGTACCTTGCCCCATACGGTAGGAACAGGCTGGAGCTTTAATCTTCCAACCTTTGATGAGATAACAAAGGAATTAGGGATTAACGTACATGATTATAGTAATCAGCAATTTTATGAGGCAAAAAATACAAAACACCCTGTTTCCCAATTTATCATGTCCGGTGATGATTGGAGTACGATTGATAGTAGTAAAAAGCTTCCCTACCAGAATATTAAATTGCCTTCTCTTATGACAAACAGAGAGTTAGGTTTTGCAAAAGATGGTTATTCCTATTCCATTGAATATAGGGAAAAAGGTAGTACGTATATTGTTGAAAAGCAAAATATCTATGGAGATAAAATTACGTACAAGATTCCAGATTATAAAAGTACGATCGAAATTATTGATACCGTTGGAAGAAGAGTGGAGATTGGGTATGGGAAGGAAGGAACGATCGATTTCCTTAAGGTGTATAACCAAAAAAATAACCTGATCAAAGAGCTTAGATACCATTATGGAGATCTGAACAATACACAGCGGCTGGAGAGTGTAGAAGAAGTAAAGGATGGAAAATCTACTACAATTGCTAGATACAGCTATAAAACAGCAACTGCGGAATATAACTACATCAAGTCATACGAATTACCAAAAGAAAATAACGAGGCTGTGAAGCCAGATCAGCTTGAATCGGAAGCCTATCTAGCAAAAGACAAACAAAAACGGCAGTTTATTGAATACTTATTGCTGCAAAAGGTAGAGTATCCTACACAGGGCTTAACAGTCGATTATACCTATAGCACCTTTAATCCTGAATCTGCCAATCCGTTTGAACGCGGAGTCATTAGGCTTTATCAGGATAACCAAGCGATATCCTACTATACGTATCATCCGGTCACTTCGGTTCGATTTAGCTATGATCAAACCTCTTCCTTGTTTGGGAATTCCGAAAGAAAAAGCTTTATCTATTACTACAAATTCACTAATCAAGGAAAGCCAACAAAAGAGATTTGGAAGACACCTAAGTCTGGTATTACGCGTTTGAGTAACCATCCGCTTCGTCAGGGAGACATTGTGACCATTGAAGAAACTAATAGTTTTTCCTCGCAATCGACGGAAAGAACCTATCGGGTTAATGAAAACGAACATTTTAATCTGGTTCTTGAAAAGAAGACAAGTCCCAAAGAGCAATCCGAGTCGGTAGCAGCAGATGGGAAAGCTTATCGATATAACCCGGTGAGCTATACCAGCTACGCCTACGAAGGGATTAAAACGAAGCCATCGTATGTCTATCATTTTGTAGATAACTTGCCAGAGGGAGAGGCTAAGCAGTATTTATTGGCACCTCAGATCGATAAGCGCGACAAGATCGAAAACCTCTCCTCCTTAGCAAATGAGGCGATCTATGAGTATGACCAAAATGGAGATGTGACAGAGCAAAAGGACCCGAATGGTTTAACAACCCATTACAGCTACAAAGAAGTAGGGACCTTGCGACTGCCTGTTCTCGTGGAACAAGTTGCTGAAAATGGACATTCCAAAAAGCAAGAGTATGTTTACAATCGGGACAATTTACTGGAAACAGAAACCATTACAGCCAAATACCCAGGGCAGGAATATGAGGATAAGCTGCTTCGTACATACAAGTATGGGGACAAAAAGCTTCCAATTTCCTTAACAGAGGTTCAATTTGGGGCAAGTGATGAATTCTCCCATTTCTCGAAGTCCTTTACCTATGACCAGAATGATCTGCATGTCTCAACGGAACAAATTACGGTCTATAACGGAGAAAACTCCCTAGAAACGTATGCATTTACCTATAGGTATGACGATTTAGATTTCTTAGTAACTAAACAATTTCCTGATGAGAGCATAGTAGGGTATTTCTACGATGAACTTGGAAGGATTCAAAAGGAAATGTTTATTTCCTCAGATGGCGATAATCGGGAAACAAAATATTCGTATACAAACAGGGATCGTACAGTGATGAAATCGTTGCCTAACAAAACAGGTCTGATCACTTCATATACACCTGCTGGGGAAGTCGTGTTCTCCGTAGAGGTAGATAGTCAGGGCAATCGACGTACTCTTGTAGAAAATAGCTATGCAGAGGATGGAAAACGATTAGTAGCAACATATCCGTATGGGAAAAAGGAAAAAGGAACCACATACAGCTATCACAGTGATGGAACCCTAAAGACTGTCACAGACGCGCTGAAACGCACGACCACCATGCAATACGCTAATCAGGCCGAGGATAGCAGTTTGATAATTCCGGTAGAAAAAACGATTGCTCCCAATGGATTAGAAACCACAGAGCTTTATGATCGCTATGGACAAATGATTACCAGTAGGGTTCATACGGCAGACGGCACGTTATCAACGGAAACTCAGATGCAGTATGACCGCTTTGGCAATCCAACGCATAAGCAGATCACAAACGAAGAGGGAGAAAAGCGTAAATGGGACTATAAGTATGATTTACGAGGAGAACCCATCTATGTAAAAGACCCGGAAAAGAACATATACAAATTCCAATATGATGCGAACGGGAACCTGATGAGTACCTTTGAAAATGACAAGGAGACGGCCCGTTACGTATACAATGGACTTTCATGGAAGCTGCGTGAAATTGATCCAGCTACCAAAAAGGTCAAAGAGAATTACGAATATGATCAGAGTGGAAATCTAACCAGCTTTACGGATCAGAAGGGAAATACTCGTAAATATACCTATACACCATTCTATGAGCTTGATACAATGCAGGTCTTGTCAGGTAAAAAAGTAGTAGAGACGGAGAAGAATACCTACGATCCAACGACACGCCAGCTAGTCACCCAGCAAAACAACGATACAAGGGTTTCCTATACGTATGACAGCTTTTTACGTCCGACTTCCATGACCACATTTGGACGTACGTACGAACAAAGATACGAGGATGAAGATGACACCCCGGATTCGATTGTATATCCAGATGGAGCTATCACAGCTTACAACTATGATGAGCTAGGACGCATCTTATCCGTCAAACATCCAGGAATGGACAAAATCACCTATGAGTACGATACATCTACGACAGGGGATACCGTGCATGTCCAGTATCCAAACGGTACCAAAATCGAGAAAGGCTTCAACTCATTTGGCCAGACAACAGACGTACAGCATTTCCAAGACAACAACAAAGCATGGATAGAGAAAAACCAATATAATGGCTTTGGAAATCTAGTAGAAACAACGGTAAACCAATCTGCGTCTACTTTCGGCTATGATAAACTGGATCGGATTCGCAAGGAAACAACACCGACAAGAGAACAAACGTATACGTACGACGAACGGGGCAACCGCCAAAGTATTTTGACGGCAAAATCTCCAATGATTGCAGATAGTTCTTACACCTACGATGCTCTTAACCGTCTTAACACCTATACAAAGAACGGAAAGGAAAGCACCTACACATACTATCCGGGTGAACTTAGGGCAAGTAAGGAAATAGACGGCAAAACAACTCACTATGTCTATCTAAATGGCAACGTGATTGAGGAGTTAGATGAAAAGAACAACCTCCAAGCCCGTAACATCTGGGGGAATGAGCTTCTCTACCGGGATGATGTAAAAGGTGACAAACAAGGCTATTACTATACAAATGCCCACGGAGATATTGTAGAAATAAAGGACAAAGCTGGGCAGACCCTGAATAAGTATGAGTACGACCTCTGGGGAAATATAGAGAGCAAGCAGGAAACGATGTCCAATCCGTTCTTGTATGCGGGAGAGCTATATGACGAAGAATCCGGCTTGATTTATCTGCGTGCCAGGTATTATGATCCAAATGATGGAAGGTTTATAACAGAGGATACGTATAAGGGGCAAGTGGATAATCCGCTTAGTTTGAACCGGTATACGTATGTTTACAATAATCCATTAATTCATTCTGACCCGACAGGGAATGTTGCTTTTCCGGTTTCTCCGTCTTTAACATGTGCTGTTGATATGGCGAATTGCAAGACAAATCTTGATGCACAAGTATCGTCAGGTAAGAAGATAGCAACTGAAGGAGCAAATTTCTTAATAGTAGACGATATAAATACGCTTTTGGATCCGACTAAATCATTGGGTGAAAAAGCTTTTACTGCCGCTAGCCTTTTCCCATTTGCAAAAGTTCTAAAAGCAGCTAAAGTTAATGTTAAAATTAATAAAGCTGTCAAAGCAATTGTAAAATGTAATTGCTTTACAGCAGGTACAAAGGTATTGACTGACGAAGGGGAGAAACCTATTGAGGAAATTGAGGTAGGGGATAAAGTTCTCTCTAAATCAGATGAAACTGGAGTAGTGGCATATAAAGAAGTCGTGGGGCTGTTTCAAAAACAGTCTGATCAAATCTATAATGTACACGTCGGGGATGAAGTTTTAGAGGCTACTGCGGAACATCCTTTTTGGGTGGATGGCAAGGGTTGGACGTTTGTTAAAGACCTAAAAGTTGGAGACTTACTTGTTTCGAGTAGTGGGACTACATTGGCAATAGAAAAGATTGAGAAAGCACCAAGAGAAACGACAGTATACAACTTTGAAGTTAAGGACTTTAATTCTTACTTTGTTTCAAACCTAGGCATTTGGGTGCATAACTGTGAAATTCTCAAAGCTCAAAATATGTCTCAGTTTTTCAAGCTTGATTTTGGTGGTTCTTTAAAGAATGTCTCGCAAAAAACTAGCACAGTGGTTAAAGGTTCTACAGTCTACAAGATAAATGGAAAAACAGGGAATAATTATTTAAAAAAAGGTGATGGATACTACTTAGACACATTGCATTATGACCACATAGAAGTATTCGATAGCCGAGGAAAGGTCAAAGCGGTACTGAATTTGGATGGTTCGTTTAATTCTAAGAAAACAGAAGCGGCTCTAAAAGAAGGTCGTAGAATTAACTTGTAA
- a CDS encoding fibronectin type III domain-containing protein, producing the protein MEQRETEGILQTAKEKTPSSDSSSLATPETTALSENTASTVEQKSEKESGIEPDHEKQENQGNQGNQQKQQTQEPQTNSELISIPGYESSVSSQLTQENEVTLEKETVEKILQEQETKQAVTISLTSERTLPQEELDPSKLIEIEKLMYEAAAPEITYNDNQYRGQLVKGKYFATVLDKDDQKTVILSIEYSGNIERSPLTLEHFELGDEQPTNQPKVSLRKKRSILEEEEPPTRPGLLKAFETDDQKMVINWTGSKSNVALAGYEIYRNGKRIAMTKTTTFTDSDQDPLVYSYVVRAIDIAGRRSEPSNVAVPIPYKKSVQIYKKERFYDDTSCAIREESAFREAPSRITYQDKDNYSGYVKKDSYILIGCGGKNEDKYADIDVIYKGEVYRSLHELSTKPVNLVASSVSENEVTLTWDPVVKPNDPILSYTVIRNGENPKNVSQNKYIDKNVQPGMQYHYQVVVIFESLTVSLLSDELKVQIPGTVTNPQLILSTNVLQESSQNDGSIAMPLSVYLKQGVFAKDLSSGITIENLPEGLIVSTKRDSDNQITIQLNGKAKIHDKPVDNLMVKIEKNCIVGATAEVKSDAFSIAFRENHIAALYEYEYNEQNQLIAIKKDGTVILRYLYDENGNLLTKKTVQE; encoded by the coding sequence TTGGAACAGAGGGAAACAGAGGGGATTTTACAAACTGCGAAGGAAAAGACGCCCAGCTCTGATTCTTCCTCTCTAGCTACACCAGAAACGACAGCGCTCTCAGAAAACACGGCTTCAACCGTTGAACAAAAATCTGAGAAAGAATCTGGGATAGAACCGGATCATGAAAAACAAGAAAATCAGGGAAACCAGGGAAACCAGCAAAAACAACAGACCCAAGAGCCTCAAACAAACTCCGAACTCATTTCTATACCGGGATATGAATCTTCCGTTTCCTCTCAGCTTACTCAAGAAAATGAGGTAACGCTTGAAAAAGAGACCGTGGAAAAAATTCTGCAAGAACAAGAGACAAAACAAGCCGTTACCATTTCTCTTACGTCTGAACGAACATTACCACAAGAAGAGCTTGATCCAAGTAAACTTATCGAAATAGAGAAGTTGATGTATGAAGCTGCTGCGCCAGAGATTACTTATAACGACAATCAGTATAGGGGTCAACTGGTTAAAGGAAAATACTTCGCTACTGTACTAGATAAAGACGATCAAAAAACAGTGATTCTCAGCATTGAATACAGTGGGAACATTGAGCGTTCCCCGCTTACCCTTGAGCATTTTGAACTAGGAGACGAGCAGCCTACAAATCAACCTAAGGTCTCGCTTCGCAAGAAAAGATCGATTTTAGAAGAGGAAGAGCCGCCAACAAGACCCGGTCTTTTGAAAGCATTTGAAACGGATGATCAAAAAATGGTCATCAACTGGACTGGTTCGAAAAGCAATGTTGCTTTAGCAGGCTATGAAATCTATCGAAATGGAAAGCGTATTGCTATGACAAAAACGACTACGTTTACGGATAGTGATCAAGACCCCTTGGTTTACAGCTATGTGGTTCGAGCGATCGATATAGCAGGTAGACGTTCCGAGCCAAGTAATGTCGCGGTTCCCATTCCCTATAAAAAATCGGTCCAAATCTATAAGAAAGAACGGTTTTATGATGATACATCCTGTGCAATTAGAGAGGAATCTGCTTTCAGAGAGGCACCTAGCCGAATTACCTATCAGGATAAAGATAACTACAGTGGATATGTAAAGAAGGATAGTTATATTCTCATCGGTTGTGGCGGAAAAAATGAGGATAAGTATGCTGATATCGATGTGATTTACAAGGGTGAGGTTTATCGAAGCTTACATGAACTTTCCACGAAGCCGGTTAATCTCGTAGCATCATCTGTTAGCGAAAACGAAGTTACGTTAACATGGGACCCTGTCGTAAAACCAAACGATCCGATTCTATCGTATACCGTGATCCGAAATGGGGAGAATCCCAAAAATGTAAGCCAGAATAAGTATATTGATAAGAATGTACAGCCTGGCATGCAATATCATTATCAGGTTGTTGTCATTTTTGAATCCTTAACCGTCTCGCTACTCAGCGATGAGTTAAAAGTCCAGATACCTGGTACCGTTACGAATCCGCAACTAATCCTATCTACGAATGTACTTCAGGAGTCAAGTCAAAACGATGGCAGCATAGCTATGCCTTTAAGCGTTTATCTCAAGCAGGGAGTTTTTGCAAAAGATCTCTCGAGCGGAATCACGATTGAAAATTTGCCAGAAGGTTTAATCGTATCGACAAAGCGTGATTCAGACAATCAGATAACCATTCAATTGAATGGCAAAGCCAAGATCCATGATAAGCCAGTGGACAACCTGATGGTGAAAATAGAGAAGAATTGTATTGTTGGTGCAACTGCTGAAGTAAAAAGCGATGCCTTCTCGATTGCTTTTCGAGAGAACCATATCGCAGCCTTGTATGAATACGAATACAATGAGCAGAATCAATTAATCGCTATTAAAAAAGACGGAACAGTTATCCTTCGTTATTTATACGATGAAAATGGAAATCTACTAACGAAAAAAACCGTACAGGAGTAA
- a CDS encoding carboxylesterase family protein, translating into MYFYQAYPRETFALRDLIAALHWVKNNIEVFGDDPTQITVPGQSAGAWYSVALMATLFTG; encoded by the coding sequence ATCTATTTTTACCAGGCATATCCGAGGGAAACCTTTGCATTAAGGGATTTGATTGCTGCCTTGCATTGGGTAAAGAATAACATTGAGGTTTTCGGTGACGACCCAACCCAGATCACGGTACCTGGACAATCGGCTGGTGCGTGGTATTCTGTTGCATTAATGGCTACCTTATTTACTGGGTAA
- a CDS encoding DUF2167 domain-containing protein encodes MKSKSIYSVILVLLIAVFTTSVYAAENLKWVKGGTTVHVGDRLATFKIPDKLAYLNKEDTIMVQKQFGNSTSSREIGSVYPTSDQENWFVVMEYDEVGHIMDDEQNNIDQDAILKSYKEGTEEHNKERKPEEQIHVVGWDVPPSYDAKTHTLQWSMLAEDNNKNPIINYNLQMLTRKGYVSFILVSDPATLAKDKKTLTEQIVPQFKLVEGNRYDDYDASTDKLADYGLTGLVLGGLGLAVAKKVGFLALILVFLKKAWIVVVLVLGGIFKMVMNIFKKKKNHMDTSSDMNAEANPTSSIEQAPVVESTESSAPSNQTDSTSASNDNSKTL; translated from the coding sequence GTGAAATCGAAAAGCATTTATTCCGTCATTCTTGTATTACTTATTGCCGTTTTTACCACTTCTGTCTATGCAGCAGAAAATCTAAAGTGGGTGAAAGGGGGGACAACCGTTCATGTAGGAGATCGTTTAGCTACTTTTAAAATCCCTGATAAGCTTGCTTATTTGAACAAAGAAGATACAATCATGGTCCAAAAACAATTCGGTAACTCTACATCGTCACGTGAGATTGGAAGTGTATATCCTACTTCGGATCAGGAAAATTGGTTCGTAGTAATGGAATATGATGAAGTAGGACACATCATGGACGATGAGCAAAACAATATTGATCAAGATGCAATTCTGAAGAGTTATAAAGAAGGAACAGAAGAGCATAACAAAGAACGTAAGCCAGAAGAACAAATTCATGTAGTAGGCTGGGATGTACCCCCTTCCTATGATGCAAAAACACATACCCTTCAATGGTCAATGCTTGCCGAGGATAATAACAAAAATCCGATTATCAACTACAATTTGCAAATGTTAACAAGAAAAGGATATGTTTCGTTTATTCTTGTATCTGATCCAGCAACACTAGCGAAGGATAAAAAGACCTTAACGGAGCAAATTGTGCCTCAGTTCAAGTTGGTAGAAGGAAATCGATACGACGATTATGATGCGTCTACAGACAAGCTAGCTGACTATGGCTTGACTGGACTCGTTCTAGGTGGTTTAGGCTTAGCTGTCGCTAAAAAAGTAGGTTTTCTTGCACTTATTTTAGTATTTTTGAAAAAAGCATGGATTGTTGTAGTTCTTGTATTAGGTGGTATCTTTAAAATGGTCATGAACATCTTCAAAAAGAAAAAGAACCATATGGACACATCCAGTGATATGAATGCGGAGGCTAATCCTACTTCTTCAATTGAGCAAGCTCCAGTAGTAGAATCAACTGAATCATCGGCTCCTTCTAATCAAACTGATTCGACATCTGCTTCAAACGATAATTCTAAAACGCTATAA